The following coding sequences are from one uncultured Cohaesibacter sp. window:
- a CDS encoding GNAT family N-acetyltransferase produces the protein MTNPSYSSGAADRAPVSFRLAVRNDAPVIHEMVAKLARYLGESNKHTASIADYEQSGFGDNPRFECLIAELAGEPVGMCLYFDSFSTWLGKPGLYVQDLFVSEKARGLKLGKQLLQEVAKRGAQKGYAYIRLSVDVQNENAQGFYEACGFQWSNSERLYVAKGDAFQVLSGAV, from the coding sequence ATGACCAATCCTTCCTATTCTTCGGGCGCAGCTGATCGTGCGCCCGTTTCCTTTCGACTTGCAGTGCGGAATGACGCTCCGGTAATTCATGAGATGGTCGCCAAGCTGGCCCGCTATCTTGGTGAAAGCAACAAACACACGGCTTCCATTGCTGATTATGAGCAAAGCGGATTTGGCGACAATCCTCGGTTTGAATGCCTGATTGCCGAGCTTGCCGGGGAGCCAGTCGGGATGTGTTTGTATTTCGATAGTTTCTCGACCTGGCTGGGCAAGCCGGGGCTTTATGTGCAGGATCTTTTTGTCTCGGAAAAGGCCCGTGGACTGAAGCTTGGCAAACAGCTTTTGCAAGAGGTCGCAAAACGCGGGGCACAAAAAGGCTATGCCTATATCCGCTTGTCTGTCGATGTGCAGAATGAGAATGCGCAAGGCTTTTATGAGGCTTGCGGCTTTCAATGGTCGAATTCAGAAAGGCTGTATGTTGCCAAAGGGGATGCATTTCAGGTGTTATCGGGGGCTGTTTGA
- a CDS encoding DUF2336 domain-containing protein: protein MQSANVKTELVDWKVLNGQSDHGKSDELMRHVASLFSLTASHCDDEQLETYDTVFLRLAELVCEDTRTFAAQKICQLENAPHNIIRKFAYDTITVADPVLRHSPVLTDHDLIDVSKKRGNDHMVSICMRKSISSVVVDVLIKSGHSAVMLKLAANSGAEISVSGKRVLEQAAANDAGLARELANRKQEVAATSSSMKINRSSHPQSVDLRTVWVQLEPRVEERFYNLSRHSYLSRYRFDQSLTKIEKLDEQGFLGNGVLRQFACNDQFADLVCGIARLTGFPHQIIARMMACLEWDQILCIFRLQRFSEELVRDVLECGPWMLCLSANQSNAVLKHYRQMSDEAALDIVNGWAETGLLLE from the coding sequence ATGCAGTCTGCCAACGTAAAAACCGAACTTGTGGATTGGAAAGTCCTCAACGGTCAGAGCGACCATGGTAAGAGCGATGAGTTGATGCGTCACGTTGCGTCTTTGTTTTCGCTGACAGCATCTCATTGTGATGACGAGCAATTGGAAACCTATGATACGGTTTTCCTGAGGCTCGCTGAGCTCGTTTGCGAGGACACGCGAACATTTGCAGCTCAAAAGATTTGTCAGTTGGAAAACGCTCCCCACAATATAATCCGCAAGTTTGCCTATGACACCATCACTGTTGCGGACCCTGTTTTGCGGCATTCTCCGGTTTTGACAGACCATGATCTGATTGATGTCAGCAAAAAGCGCGGCAATGACCATATGGTTTCTATCTGCATGCGTAAAAGCATCAGCAGCGTTGTTGTTGATGTGCTCATCAAATCTGGTCATTCTGCCGTGATGCTCAAGCTGGCAGCCAATAGTGGTGCAGAAATTTCTGTATCGGGCAAACGGGTTCTGGAACAGGCCGCAGCCAACGATGCAGGATTGGCTAGAGAATTGGCAAATCGAAAGCAGGAAGTCGCTGCAACGTCATCTTCGATGAAGATCAATCGCTCGTCGCATCCGCAATCTGTCGATCTTCGCACCGTTTGGGTTCAACTTGAACCGCGTGTGGAAGAGCGCTTCTATAACTTGTCCCGGCATTCATACCTGTCGCGTTACCGGTTTGATCAGTCGCTTACAAAGATAGAGAAACTTGATGAGCAGGGCTTCCTTGGTAATGGTGTGCTTCGCCAGTTTGCCTGCAATGATCAATTTGCCGACCTTGTATGCGGTATCGCGCGACTTACGGGCTTCCCCCATCAGATCATCGCACGCATGATGGCTTGTCTGGAATGGGATCAAATTCTTTGTATCTTCAGGCTGCAACGCTTTTCTGAAGAATTGGTGCGCGATGTCTTGGAATGTGGGCCGTGGATGCTTTGCCTCTCAGCGAACCAAAGCAATGCGGTTCTCAAGCACTATCGTCAGATGAGCGATGAAGCTGCTTTGGATATCGTCAATGGATGGGCGGAAACGGGCTTGCTTCTCGAGTAG
- a CDS encoding HlyD family efflux transporter periplasmic adaptor subunit has product MSFLCSLPIIGALASACLPPAPLATGYVEGDYVKVAPIETAKIMQLSVKRGDRVEKEQIIATLEQKDADIAVANAKAALSQAQSTLANLKQGARPEKIASLEASLKAAELSAQQARRDMERQQTLLTKGSVAQSVYDTAQTAYDVAEAQAEEIKANLAYTRLPARENEIAAAKATVDQAQASLHSAQWKLQQRTLKAPQAGTISDIIHEEGELAGPQVPVLSMLPDGATKLRLYIPEKYLADVTVGKELSITCDSCQANLTAKISYISDGPEFTPPVIYSLENRQKLVYLIEARPENGSNLKPGQIVSAWLAAAPDGGK; this is encoded by the coding sequence ATGAGTTTTCTCTGCTCCCTCCCCATTATCGGCGCTCTCGCCTCAGCCTGTCTCCCCCCAGCTCCACTAGCCACAGGCTATGTTGAAGGAGACTATGTGAAGGTCGCACCGATCGAAACCGCAAAAATCATGCAGCTCTCAGTCAAACGCGGTGACCGAGTTGAAAAAGAACAGATCATTGCCACGCTGGAGCAAAAAGACGCAGACATTGCCGTGGCAAACGCCAAGGCGGCTCTATCTCAGGCGCAGAGCACTCTTGCCAACCTCAAGCAAGGAGCAAGACCCGAGAAAATAGCCTCCCTTGAAGCCTCTTTGAAGGCTGCAGAATTAAGCGCTCAGCAGGCAAGGCGAGATATGGAACGACAACAGACGCTCCTGACCAAAGGCTCTGTTGCGCAAAGTGTCTATGACACAGCCCAAACGGCCTATGACGTCGCCGAGGCACAAGCTGAGGAAATCAAGGCAAACCTTGCTTATACGCGCCTACCTGCACGCGAAAATGAAATAGCAGCAGCCAAGGCAACGGTGGATCAGGCTCAAGCGTCCCTTCATTCAGCCCAATGGAAACTGCAGCAACGCACTCTCAAAGCCCCTCAAGCCGGCACAATCTCCGACATCATTCACGAAGAGGGCGAGCTTGCAGGCCCACAAGTTCCCGTCCTGTCGATGCTGCCCGATGGAGCCACCAAACTGAGGCTTTATATTCCTGAGAAATACCTTGCAGATGTAACTGTTGGCAAAGAGCTTTCTATCACTTGCGACTCTTGCCAAGCCAACCTGACAGCGAAAATCAGCTATATCTCGGATGGGCCCGAATTCACGCCACCGGTTATCTATTCTCTCGAAAACCGGCAAAAGCTGGTCTATCTCATTGAGGCCAGACCCGAAAACGGCTCGAACCTCAAACCCGGACAAATCGTCTCTGCCTGGCTTGCAGCCGCCCCGGACGGAGGCAAGTGA
- a CDS encoding VOC family protein, whose translation MHVTAFRIFVRDLAVARDFYANSLKWPMVWDRFEQGAVGFEPGMLVIIEEEDSRGPQASLIGRFTGLSLAVDDLPSLYKTLKERGVPFVSPPERQFWGGSLVHLIDPSGNIITLVE comes from the coding sequence ATGCATGTAACCGCATTTCGGATTTTCGTTAGAGACCTTGCTGTTGCTCGCGACTTTTACGCGAACTCCCTTAAGTGGCCTATGGTTTGGGATCGCTTCGAACAGGGCGCTGTTGGTTTTGAGCCGGGAATGCTCGTTATTATTGAGGAAGAGGATTCCAGAGGCCCTCAGGCTTCTCTGATTGGACGGTTCACCGGGCTTTCTTTGGCTGTCGATGATCTGCCAAGTTTGTACAAAACTCTCAAAGAGCGAGGCGTTCCGTTTGTCTCTCCTCCAGAACGCCAGTTTTGGGGCGGTTCATTGGTGCATCTGATTGATCCATCAGGGAATATCATAACGCTCGTAGAGTAG
- a CDS encoding uracil-DNA glycosylase has product MESLLKELDACDGWAETLVDQRPLLSHLERWLSEEERSYQILPERGLRLNALHQTALRDVKVVITGQDPYPGLEGDVPHAMGLSFSVPVGVKPPRSLNNIYKELAADCGLVPPKHGDLRGWAQQGVLMLNSTLTLRQGEAASHAKKGWEQFTAAVLECVNQKGRPVVFLAWGKHSHKLVADIDEQKHCVIRTSHPSPLGARKAGAGFDAFLGSRCFSRANDYLAHNGETEIDWCRL; this is encoded by the coding sequence ATGGAAAGCTTGCTCAAGGAACTGGATGCCTGTGATGGCTGGGCTGAGACTCTCGTGGATCAGCGGCCGCTTCTTTCTCATTTGGAGCGGTGGCTGAGCGAGGAAGAAAGGTCCTACCAAATTCTCCCCGAAAGAGGGCTGCGTCTTAATGCGCTGCACCAGACAGCGCTTCGGGATGTGAAGGTCGTAATTACCGGCCAGGACCCATATCCTGGGCTTGAGGGGGATGTTCCCCACGCCATGGGGCTTTCTTTTTCTGTTCCGGTTGGTGTGAAACCACCGCGTTCTCTGAATAATATCTATAAAGAGCTCGCTGCAGACTGTGGCCTTGTGCCGCCAAAGCATGGTGACCTGAGGGGATGGGCTCAGCAGGGGGTTCTGATGCTCAACAGCACATTAACGTTGAGGCAAGGGGAGGCCGCATCTCATGCGAAAAAAGGCTGGGAGCAGTTCACTGCGGCCGTTCTCGAATGTGTGAATCAGAAGGGGAGGCCGGTTGTGTTTCTTGCGTGGGGCAAACACAGTCACAAGCTTGTTGCGGATATCGACGAGCAAAAGCACTGCGTGATCCGTACATCTCATCCAAGTCCATTGGGTGCACGCAAGGCAGGGGCTGGGTTTGATGCTTTTCTTGGATCGCGATGCTTCTCCCGTGCCAACGATTATTTGGCGCATAATGGAGAAACTGAGATTGATTGGTGTCGCCTCTAA
- a CDS encoding ABC transporter permease: protein MSRIFSFYRLYALLAKEMTQMMRDRITFGMMIGIPLVQLALFGFAINTDPKQLPSALVTTSQDQFTRAIVSALEVTNYYRFDYVGITEAQAEELMQEGKISFVVTVPADFSKRVLRGDTPQILIEADASDPSASSGAVSTLATVAQQAFARELGETSSDNSGLDIVVHRRYNPEGISQYNIVPGLLGVILQLVMVMMTAMALTREVERGTMENLLAMPATPFEIMLGKILPYLGVGAVQVVIILVAAKLVFHVPFVGSIWLLIAGILIFISSLVLIGYFISTVAGSQMQAMQMSFFFFLPSLMLSGFMFPFKGMPHWAQMIGEIFPLTHFLRIVRGVMLKGVDLEAMRSPMLALIGFTVLLIIFSLARFRKTLD, encoded by the coding sequence ATGAGCCGGATTTTCTCATTTTATCGTCTTTATGCCTTGCTGGCCAAGGAAATGACGCAAATGATGCGTGATCGCATTACCTTCGGCATGATGATCGGCATTCCTCTTGTTCAGTTGGCTCTGTTTGGCTTTGCCATCAACACAGATCCAAAACAACTCCCCTCTGCACTGGTGACGACATCGCAGGACCAATTCACTCGCGCCATCGTTTCTGCCCTTGAGGTCACAAACTACTACCGGTTTGACTATGTCGGAATTACGGAAGCCCAAGCCGAAGAACTCATGCAGGAAGGGAAAATTTCGTTTGTCGTGACCGTTCCTGCCGATTTCTCAAAGCGGGTACTGCGAGGTGACACGCCGCAAATTCTCATCGAGGCTGATGCGTCTGATCCTTCGGCATCATCCGGGGCAGTCTCAACGCTGGCAACCGTAGCGCAACAAGCTTTTGCACGGGAGTTGGGCGAAACGAGCTCGGACAATAGCGGTTTGGATATCGTCGTCCATCGCCGCTACAACCCGGAGGGGATTTCCCAATATAACATCGTGCCCGGTCTGCTGGGCGTCATCCTGCAGCTTGTCATGGTGATGATGACCGCGATGGCGCTGACCCGCGAGGTTGAGCGCGGCACGATGGAAAATCTGCTGGCGATGCCCGCCACTCCGTTCGAGATCATGCTCGGCAAGATCCTGCCCTATCTGGGGGTCGGCGCTGTGCAGGTCGTCATCATTCTGGTCGCAGCAAAGCTGGTGTTCCATGTTCCCTTTGTTGGCTCCATCTGGCTACTGATTGCGGGCATCTTGATCTTCATCTCCTCACTGGTGCTCATTGGCTATTTCATATCGACCGTTGCCGGCAGCCAGATGCAGGCCATGCAAATGAGCTTTTTCTTTTTCCTGCCGTCGCTGATGCTGTCCGGCTTCATGTTCCCCTTCAAGGGCATGCCCCACTGGGCACAGATGATCGGCGAAATCTTCCCGCTCACCCATTTCCTGAGGATCGTGCGCGGTGTCATGCTGAAGGGGGTGGATCTCGAAGCAATGCGCTCACCCATGCTTGCGCTTATCGGTTTCACCGTCCTGTTGATCATCTTCTCTCTTGCCCGCTTCCGCAAAACGCTCGATTAG
- a CDS encoding sensor domain-containing diguanylate cyclase: MSNVLQNLDKNFYLTILDALNDGVYFVNRKRRVLYWNKGAERLSGFTADDVLGKSCADHTLNHVDDDGTCLCLKGCPLASCMRDGQSREVSVYMHHKDGHRIPVHIRSFPIRDDAGKITGSVEVFRDNSQHLSMVSEFETLQHEVLTDPLTGVGNRRFADITLERLQSMQCKENKPFGVIIVDIDNFKLINDTRGHAIGDRVIVAIAKTLSGILRPTDVVCRLGGDEFIIFLPNATTAGLEIVCKRLDLLIKESWIDLGGEILSFSASMGGALSNSCVAADRIVDLADKQLYLSKDDGRGCVHVDGKKL, translated from the coding sequence GTGTCAAATGTGCTGCAAAATCTGGACAAGAATTTCTATTTAACCATTCTGGATGCACTTAATGACGGCGTATATTTCGTCAATCGAAAGCGCCGGGTGCTTTATTGGAATAAGGGTGCCGAGCGCCTGAGTGGTTTCACCGCAGATGACGTTCTCGGCAAAAGCTGTGCTGATCATACGCTCAATCATGTCGACGATGACGGGACTTGTCTTTGCCTGAAGGGATGCCCTCTAGCATCTTGCATGCGGGATGGGCAATCCAGAGAAGTCAGCGTTTATATGCATCATAAGGATGGGCACCGCATCCCCGTGCATATTCGCTCTTTTCCAATCCGTGATGACGCTGGCAAGATTACAGGATCCGTGGAAGTCTTCAGAGACAATAGCCAGCATCTTTCAATGGTTTCCGAGTTTGAAACCCTGCAACATGAAGTCTTGACCGACCCTCTGACAGGGGTAGGCAATCGACGGTTTGCTGATATTACTCTTGAGCGTCTGCAAAGCATGCAGTGCAAGGAGAACAAACCGTTCGGCGTCATCATTGTCGATATTGATAATTTCAAGCTAATCAATGATACCAGAGGGCACGCTATTGGTGATCGCGTGATCGTGGCGATTGCCAAGACCTTGTCCGGTATACTTCGCCCAACAGACGTCGTGTGCCGTTTGGGTGGAGATGAGTTCATTATCTTTCTTCCCAATGCAACAACTGCAGGTCTGGAAATCGTTTGTAAACGCCTTGATTTGCTCATCAAGGAGTCGTGGATTGATCTTGGGGGGGAGATACTCTCATTTTCGGCTTCCATGGGGGGCGCTCTTTCCAATTCTTGCGTTGCCGCAGACAGGATTGTCGATTTGGCTGATAAGCAGCTTTATCTCAGCAAAGATGACGGGCGAGGATGCGTTCATGTGGATGGCAAGAAACTCTAG
- a CDS encoding DUF6858 family protein, with product MQSSIFMEHYPVFDFEIKKTDTTHASVDAVIAALKEKIDANPDIAYIGVFDHFAHTTKLGGAIVDGIKDAKNLLFCFGKAIPNPKVLALRPRSIGVVDMGDHFVISFMEAPQEAVTKAMIAWCQGLENYKA from the coding sequence ATGCAATCGTCCATATTCATGGAACACTATCCCGTTTTTGACTTCGAAATTAAAAAGACAGACACAACACATGCGAGCGTTGATGCTGTGATTGCTGCTCTGAAAGAAAAGATCGACGCCAATCCGGATATCGCCTATATCGGCGTATTTGATCATTTTGCTCACACGACCAAGCTTGGTGGTGCAATTGTTGACGGCATAAAAGACGCCAAGAACCTGCTTTTCTGTTTCGGTAAAGCCATTCCCAATCCCAAGGTTCTGGCCTTGCGACCGCGTTCAATTGGTGTTGTCGATATGGGGGATCACTTCGTTATCTCCTTTATGGAGGCGCCTCAGGAGGCTGTCACCAAAGCCATGATTGCCTGGTGTCAGGGGCTGGAAAATTACAAGGCCTGA
- a CDS encoding ABC transporter ATP-binding protein yields the protein MTNKSEKPFAFRTKGLTKTYGDGNAAVHALRGVDLEIPSGEIVVLLGPSGSGKSTLLNIIGGLDRATDGEVYFQDICLSDLPDDRLTLYRREHVGFVFQFYNLMPSLTALENVELVTEIAADPLEPEEALALVGLAERADHFPAQLSGGEQQRVAIARAIAKQPTVLFCDEPTGALDSKTGKVVLKVLKNINETLGATVLIVTHAASTAAMADRVIHFADGHIREVVINETKRDPEDIEW from the coding sequence ATGACGAACAAATCGGAGAAGCCTTTCGCCTTCAGAACAAAAGGCCTCACAAAGACCTATGGTGACGGCAACGCCGCCGTTCACGCTCTACGCGGTGTTGATCTGGAAATCCCGTCAGGAGAAATTGTTGTCTTGCTCGGACCTTCAGGTAGTGGCAAATCCACCTTGCTTAACATAATCGGCGGGCTTGATCGCGCCACCGACGGTGAGGTCTATTTTCAGGATATCTGCTTGTCAGACCTCCCCGATGACAGGCTCACTCTTTACCGCAGAGAGCATGTCGGCTTTGTCTTCCAATTCTACAATCTGATGCCGAGCCTTACCGCTCTTGAGAATGTGGAGCTTGTCACAGAAATCGCGGCAGACCCGCTGGAACCAGAAGAGGCTTTGGCATTGGTTGGTCTTGCCGAGCGGGCTGATCATTTCCCAGCCCAGCTCTCGGGCGGGGAACAACAGCGGGTTGCCATCGCACGTGCTATCGCCAAGCAACCCACCGTTCTCTTCTGCGATGAGCCAACCGGCGCTCTTGACAGCAAGACCGGCAAGGTCGTGCTCAAGGTGCTCAAGAATATAAACGAGACGCTTGGCGCAACCGTGCTCATCGTCACCCATGCAGCCAGCACCGCGGCCATGGCTGATCGCGTCATCCATTTCGCTGACGGACACATCAGGGAAGTGGTAATAAACGAAACCAAACGCGATCCCGAAGATATCGAGTGGTAA
- a CDS encoding ABC transporter ATP-binding protein gives MKAIDVRNLVKRFGTKTVVDNVTLSVEEGEISGFLGPNGSGKTTTIRVMCGLLTPDEGEGTVLGYDLRADQLKIKRQVGYMTQKFSFYTDLTIEENLYFVARLYGLSPAKIYVRDTLDKLGLTSRRHQLAGLLSGGWKQRLALAACIMHKPKLLLLDEPTAGVDPKARREFWDEIHDLAADGMTVMVSTHYMDEAERCHRINYIAYGKLLTSGTVEQVVREAGLHTFILSGQNALQAARILQKMEGVDQIAPFGNKLHVVGKNKDLLKQAVDQTASKFGVTCEPGQTTLEDVFIQYMTNSTDNMAETEKRMS, from the coding sequence ATGAAAGCCATTGACGTCCGCAATCTGGTCAAACGGTTCGGCACGAAAACCGTCGTCGACAATGTTACCCTGTCTGTGGAAGAGGGCGAGATCTCGGGCTTTCTTGGTCCCAATGGCTCGGGAAAGACAACCACGATCCGCGTGATGTGTGGACTGCTAACACCCGACGAAGGCGAAGGAACCGTTCTGGGCTACGATCTGAGAGCCGATCAACTCAAGATCAAGCGTCAGGTCGGCTATATGACGCAGAAATTCAGCTTCTACACCGATCTGACCATCGAAGAAAATCTCTATTTCGTAGCGCGGCTTTACGGATTGTCTCCAGCGAAAATCTACGTGCGCGACACGCTGGACAAGCTCGGACTAACCTCACGGCGCCATCAGCTCGCAGGCCTCTTGTCCGGAGGCTGGAAACAGCGACTGGCGCTCGCAGCCTGCATCATGCACAAGCCAAAGCTTCTGTTGCTTGATGAACCAACCGCAGGGGTGGACCCCAAGGCCCGACGGGAATTCTGGGATGAAATCCACGATCTCGCAGCGGATGGCATGACAGTCATGGTTTCGACCCATTATATGGACGAAGCCGAGCGCTGTCATCGCATCAACTATATTGCCTACGGCAAGTTGCTGACTTCGGGAACTGTTGAGCAAGTCGTCAGGGAAGCCGGGCTTCATACCTTCATTCTAAGCGGACAAAATGCTTTGCAGGCAGCCCGCATATTGCAAAAGATGGAAGGCGTGGACCAGATTGCACCATTTGGCAACAAACTGCATGTAGTGGGAAAAAACAAAGATCTTCTCAAACAGGCCGTGGATCAAACCGCCTCAAAATTCGGCGTCACCTGCGAACCCGGACAGACCACTCTGGAAGATGTGTTCATCCAGTATATGACCAACTCGACCGACAATATGGCTGAGACAGAAAAGAGGATGTCTTGA
- a CDS encoding CerR family C-terminal domain-containing protein, with protein sequence MAQSRSETTKETLIKAAFFLFAEKGYEGASTREIAARAETNIASINYHFGGKAGLRLACAQAIVGQFKYLRDAPTSISLPDSLQEPQTEFEAAMLRQAVIIPWGIEQAQPLMRFLLREAHDKGEVFEYVYTHFFDPAFTYFYSLFLKATERDDTEVDREELKIAIFSVISMLAYFRIGEPVILRHQNWTAYEEKETNVILHVLQNNIRSIVANYRRNK encoded by the coding sequence ATGGCACAGTCCCGATCTGAAACAACCAAGGAAACACTCATCAAAGCCGCCTTTTTTCTATTTGCTGAAAAGGGGTATGAGGGTGCTTCAACGCGGGAAATCGCCGCGCGCGCCGAAACAAACATAGCATCCATCAATTACCATTTTGGCGGCAAAGCAGGCCTGCGTTTGGCTTGTGCTCAGGCAATCGTCGGACAATTCAAATATCTGCGCGATGCGCCAACATCCATTTCACTCCCCGACAGCTTGCAAGAACCACAAACCGAATTTGAGGCAGCCATGCTGAGGCAGGCAGTCATTATTCCCTGGGGCATTGAACAAGCCCAACCGCTCATGCGGTTCCTCTTGCGTGAAGCGCACGACAAGGGAGAGGTTTTTGAATATGTTTACACCCACTTCTTCGATCCGGCATTCACCTACTTTTATTCGTTATTTCTGAAGGCAACAGAACGGGATGACACAGAAGTCGACCGAGAAGAATTGAAAATAGCAATTTTCTCCGTCATCAGCATGCTCGCCTATTTCCGCATCGGCGAGCCCGTCATTCTGAGGCACCAAAACTGGACCGCCTACGAAGAGAAAGAAACGAACGTAATCTTGCATGTTCTGCAGAATAACATCCGTAGCATCGTCGCAAATTATAGGAGAAACAAATGA
- the ettA gene encoding energy-dependent translational throttle protein EttA, which produces MARQFIYHMHGLSKTYGGGKKVLDNVHLSFYPDAKIGILGPNGAGKSTVLRIMAGLDKEFTGEAWAADGAKIGYLPQEPVLDESKDVLGNVMEGVAEKQAILDRYNELMMNYSDETAEEGAQLQDVIDSQNLWDLQSQVEMAMDALRCPPSDSDVSVLSGGEKRRVALCKLLLAEPDLLLLDEPTNHLDAETVNWLEKHLREFKGAVLIITHDRYFLDNVTGWILELDRGRGIPYEGNYSAYLEKKAKRLEQEGREEAARQRALSREQEWIAASPKARQAKSKARIRAYDELLKRNEERAPGTAQIIIPPGERLGDVVIKVEGLKKGFGERLLIDGLDFSLPPGGIVGVIGPNGVGKTTLFKMLTGNDQPDDGSISLGETVHLGYVDQSRDALDADKTVWEEISEGDDIIKLGKREMNSRAYCSAFNFKGGDQQQKVGSLSGGQRNRVHLAKVLKSGANVLLLDEPTNDLDTETLAALEDALEDFAGCAVVISHDRMFLDRLATHILAFEGDSHVEWFEGNFEDYEKDKIRRLGPDAVNPKRVKYKPFTR; this is translated from the coding sequence ATGGCTCGACAATTCATCTATCACATGCATGGTCTCTCCAAGACCTATGGCGGCGGCAAAAAGGTTCTGGACAATGTCCATCTGTCTTTTTACCCCGACGCGAAAATTGGCATTCTTGGTCCGAACGGTGCCGGTAAATCGACCGTTCTGCGCATTATGGCCGGCTTGGACAAGGAATTTACCGGTGAAGCATGGGCCGCAGACGGAGCCAAGATCGGCTATCTGCCGCAGGAGCCGGTTCTGGACGAATCCAAGGATGTTCTAGGCAATGTCATGGAAGGCGTCGCCGAGAAGCAGGCCATTCTGGATCGTTATAATGAGCTGATGATGAATTATTCTGATGAGACCGCCGAAGAAGGCGCTCAGCTTCAGGATGTCATTGATAGTCAGAATCTCTGGGATCTGCAGTCTCAGGTGGAGATGGCAATGGATGCGTTGCGTTGTCCTCCATCGGATTCTGATGTGTCTGTTCTCTCCGGTGGTGAGAAGCGCCGCGTTGCCCTTTGCAAGCTGTTGCTTGCCGAGCCAGATTTGCTGCTGCTTGACGAACCGACCAACCATCTGGACGCAGAAACTGTCAACTGGCTGGAAAAGCATCTGCGTGAATTCAAGGGCGCCGTTCTGATCATTACCCATGATCGCTACTTCCTTGACAATGTGACTGGCTGGATTCTGGAGCTGGACCGCGGTCGTGGTATTCCATATGAAGGCAACTATTCTGCCTATCTTGAGAAGAAGGCCAAGCGCCTTGAGCAGGAAGGGCGCGAAGAGGCCGCCCGCCAGCGTGCTCTTTCCCGTGAACAGGAATGGATTGCTGCAAGCCCGAAAGCCCGTCAGGCCAAATCCAAGGCCCGTATTCGCGCCTATGATGAGTTGCTCAAGCGCAACGAAGAGCGTGCGCCGGGTACTGCACAGATCATTATCCCGCCCGGAGAACGTCTTGGTGATGTGGTCATCAAGGTTGAAGGTCTTAAAAAGGGCTTTGGTGAGCGCTTGCTGATTGATGGTCTTGACTTCAGTCTTCCTCCCGGAGGAATTGTCGGCGTTATCGGCCCCAATGGCGTCGGTAAAACAACCTTGTTCAAGATGTTGACGGGCAACGACCAGCCTGACGACGGCTCTATCTCGCTGGGTGAAACCGTTCATCTTGGGTATGTTGACCAGTCTCGCGATGCGCTGGATGCCGATAAAACCGTTTGGGAAGAAATTTCAGAAGGCGATGACATTATCAAACTGGGCAAGCGCGAGATGAACAGCCGTGCCTATTGCTCAGCCTTCAACTTCAAGGGTGGCGATCAGCAGCAAAAAGTGGGCTCTCTTTCTGGTGGGCAGCGCAACCGCGTTCATCTGGCCAAGGTTTTAAAATCTGGTGCCAACGTGCTGCTGCTCGACGAGCCGACCAACGACCTCGATACCGAAACGCTGGCAGCCCTTGAGGATGCACTGGAAGATTTCGCCGGTTGTGCCGTGGTCATCAGCCATGATCGTATGTTCCTTGACCGCCTGGCTACCCATATTCTTGCCTTTGAAGGCGATAGCCATGTGGAATGGTTTGAGGGCAACTTCGAGGATTACGAGAAAGACAAGATCCGTCGCCTCGGCCCGGATGCAGTGAATCCGAAACGGGTCAAATACAAGCCGTTTACCCGTTAA